Proteins encoded by one window of Anopheles maculipalpis chromosome 2RL, idAnoMacuDA_375_x, whole genome shotgun sequence:
- the LOC126557898 gene encoding facilitated trehalose transporter Tret1, whose protein sequence is MSSNAPGATNPMLYDPIPEGQGSTSKRNQFVAALGICMAAVSGGTALAWTSPVLAQLVPANQSDTSGLERESFLLTTDEGSWVGAFLAVGAFLGALPAGYLAEKIGRKYTTMSLAVPYLISWALIIFSTGAGMLYAGRLVIGIATGASCVVAPMFISEVAETSIRGALGAFFQLHLTVGILFVYAVGSYTHWVTLSILCALFPVLLIVAMFIVPESPVYLVKKGRRIDAGVALKWFWGPNADTQSALQTIQSDLDAASGDAKVSDLFTNATNRAALFISLLLMFFQQFSGINAVIFYTAPIFQSAGSTMDPAVCSIVVGVVQVVMTLASSVLIDKAGRRILLLQSSFIMGACLIVLGVYFKMQNDKVDVSNIGWLPLASVVLFIISFSLGFGPIPWMMMGELCAPDIKGLASALAVMFNWTLVFLVTKSFGTMQELLGSDWTFWFFGAWMMVCTVYVFIKVPETKGKTNAQIQAILGGKK, encoded by the exons ATGAGCAGCAACGCGCCCGGGGCCACCAACCCCATGCTGTACGATCCCATCCCGGAGGGGCAGGGCTCAACGTCCAAACGCAACCAGTTTGTCGCTGCGCTCGGAA TTTGCATGGCGGCCGTCAGTGGCGGTACGGCCCTCGCCTGGACTTCGCCCGTACTGGCCCAGCTCGTGCCGGCCAATCAAAGCGATACGAGTGGGCTCGAGCGTGAAAGCTTTCTGCTGACCACCGACGAAG GATCATGGGTAGGCGCCTTTCTGGCAGTGGGAGCCTTTCTTGGTGCCCTGCCTGCCGGCTACTTGGCGGAAAAGATCGGACGCAAATACACCACGATGTCGCTGGCAGTGCCATACCTCATCAGCTGGGCATTGATCATTTTCTCCACCGGTGCTGGCATGCTGTACGCTGGTCGTTTGGTTATTG GAATTGCAACCGGAGCATCCTGTGTCGTTGCGCCGATGTTCATCTCGGAGGTAGCCGAAACTTCCATTCGTGGTGCTCTTGGAGCATTCTTCCAGCTACATCTAACGGTTGGCATCCTGTTCGTGTACGCCGTCGGTTCCTACACGCACTGGGTAACGCTGAGCATCCTGTGTGCCCTATTTCCGGTGTTGCTGATTGTGGCAATGTTTATCGTACCGGAGAGTCCAGTATATTTGGTCAAAAAG ggtcgtcgcattgatgctggCGTAGCACTGAAATGGTTCTGGGGACCGAACGCCGACACTCAGTCAGCTCTGCAAACCATCCAGTCCGACCTGGACGCTGCTTCGGGCGATGCGAAGGTGTCGGATCTGTTCACCAACGCGACCAACCGGGCAGCACTCTTCAtctcgctgctgctgatgttctTCCAGCAGTTTTCTGGCATTAACGCGGTCATCTTCTACACTGCACCCATCTTCCAGTCGGCTGGCAGTACCATGGATCCGGCCGTCTGTTCCATTGTGGTCGGTGTTGTGCAGGTCGTCATGACGCTCGCGTCCTCCGTACTGATCGATAAGGCGGGCCGTCGGATACTGTTGCTGCAGAGCAGCTTTATCATGGGCGCGTGCTTGATTGTGCTCGGTGTGTACTTTAAGATGCAGAACGACAAGGTGGACGTATCGAACATTGGGTGGCTGCCGCTTGCTTCGGTGGTACTGTTTATCATTAGCTTCTCGCTCGGATTCGGACCAATCCcgtggatgatgatgggagAGTTGTGTGCTCCGGACATTAAGGGATTGGCATCTGCGCTGGCAGTCATGTTTAACTGGACGCTCGTCTTCCTGGTAACGAAGAGCTTCGGTACGATGCAGGAGCTGCTGGGATCGGACTGGACGTTCTGGTTCTTTGGCGCGTGGATGATGGTCTGCACGGTGTACGTGTTTATTAAGGTGCcggaaacgaaaggaaaaaccaacGCACAGATTCAGGCCATCCTGGGTggcaaaaagtaa
- the LOC126557888 gene encoding facilitated trehalose transporter Tret1: MNPAELNQYQPVATFEKLESSHFYKMEKGSPSRQFMAGIIVNLASVMVGTSLGWTSPIAPKFASKDDTPLDTIPTTSESSWIASLTALGALIAPFLAGPSAERFGRKLTLLGSSAFFILSWVLLLTTETVVQVLVARFFQGLGVGFVMTVQTMYIGEIASSEYRGALGSLMQLCIVTGILYVYSIGPYVSYHALQWACLALPIVFDATFFFMPETPAYYIAKGDKEKAVESLCFLRGKTVEGVQEELHEISTTVEESLKNKGTLLDLFRNAGNVKALIICAGLISFQQLSGINIILFYSQNIFESTGSSLSPAVSTILVGAVQVLASGATPLIVDRLGRKPILLTSAGGMCLSQGTMGLYFFLKYIESPSIDSLGWLPIMSLIFFVTVYCIGFGPLPWAVLGEMFPANVKSIASSIVASTCWVLGFIILQFFSDLDKAVGSHWSFWIFGILCGVAFVFTFTTMMETKGLSLQEIQDRLNGKA; encoded by the exons ATGAATCCTGCTGAACTCAATCAGTACCAACCAGTCGCTACCTTTGAGAAGCTCGAAAGCTCACATTTCTACAAAATGGAAAAGGGTAGTCCATCGCGCCAGTTTATGGCTGGTATTATCG TAAACCTTGCCTCAGTTATGGTTGGCACATCACTCGGCTGGACCTCGCCAATTGCGCCCAAGTTTGCCTCGAAAGACGACACACCGCTCGATACGATCCCGACGACATCGGAAAGCTCCTGGATTGCTTCCTTGACAGCACTCGGTGCACTGATCG CGCCCTTCCTAGCTGGACCGTCAGCGGAACGATTTGGACGTAAGCTCACCCTACTCGGCAGCTCAGCTTTCTTCATCCTGTCCTGGGTGTTGCTGTTGACGACAGAAACCGTAGTGCAGGTGCTTGTAGCTCGCTTCTTTCAAGGATTGGGCGTTGGTTTTGTGATGACTGTGCAAACAATGTACATTGGTGAGATCGCCAGTAGCGAGTATCGTGGTGCGCTAGGGTCACTGATGCAGTTGTGCATCGTTA CTGGAATTCTGTACGTGTACAGCATCGGTCCGTATGTCTCGTACCACGCACTACAGTGGGCCTGCCTGGCACTACCGATCGTATTCGATGCAACATTCTTCTTCATGCCCGAAACACCAGCCTATTACATCGCGAAAGGTGACAAAGAGAAGGCAGTCGAATCGTTATGCTTTCTGCGCGGCAAAACTGTGGAAGGTGTGCAGGAGGAACTGCACGAAATATCGACCACCGTCGAGGAGTCGCTCAAGAACAAGGGAACGTTGTTGGATCTTTTTCGCAATGCCGGTAACGTGAAGGCACTGATCATATGTGCTGGACTGATCAGCTTCCAACAGCTGTCCGGCATTAACATAATTCTGTTCTACAGTCAGAACATTTTCGAAAGCACCGGCAGCAGTTTGTCCCCGGCCGTTTCCACCATTCTCGTCGGTGCGGTACAGGTGTTGGCGAGTGGTGCCACACCACTGATTGTCGATCGACTCGGGCGTAAGCCAATCCTGCTAACGTCCGCTGGAGGCATGTGCTTGTCGCAAGGTACGATGGGATTGTACTTTTTCCTCAAGTACATCGAATCACCGTCCATCGACAGTCTTGGCTGGTTGCCAATTATGTCGCTAATCTTTTTCGTCACGGTGTACTGTATCGGATTTGGACCGTTGCCGTGGGCAGTGCTTGGGGAGATGTTTCCGGCGAACGTCAAGTCGATCGCATCGTCGATCGTTGCCTCCACCTGTTGGGTGCTTGGTTTCATTATTCTGCAATTCTTCTCCGACCTCGACAAGGCCGTCGGTTCGCACTGGTCGTTCTGGATCTTTGGCATCCTTTGCGGGGTGGCGTTCGTGTTTACCTTTACTACGATGATGGAAACGAAGGGACTTAGCTTACAGGAGATTCAGGACCGACTGAACGGTAAAGCCTAA
- the LOC126557917 gene encoding facilitated trehalose transporter Tret1-like: MWINGIAFLRKKCQYLAAILANLSVICTGCAMGWTSPVESKLSHPRLSPLSTVPTDAEFSWIGSILALGSLAGPPLAGYIAHRFGRKLALLASGVQFAVAFVLFVTAHTVAQILVGRFLQGCGIGFSLAITPLYVCEIATAQRRGALGSLLQVSMTLGMLLVYSIGPYVSYAAMQYILLIIPVLFCAAFCQMPETPHYYVAHGRYADASRSLEYLRGESIEELQDEFGSIQRSVEDSIRNRGTLGELFRDHANRRALFICTGIIVLQQLSGINPVQFFTQTIFEKTGSSVKPELASIIIGGVQVVASMITVLTLDKLGRRPYLLISSGGMCCALVALGTYFYLETQRVSSGFSLDRLAFLPVLSLVVFTASFCLGFGPIAWLLIGEMFAPNIKSFASSIVSSTCWGVAFFVLFYFSSLDAAIGTHWLFWTFAICTAGAFLFTYLFVIETKGMSLPEIQAQLNETAPVIINDKP; this comes from the exons ATGTGGATCAATGGTATTGCATTTTTGCGCAAGAAATGCCAGTATTTGGCGGCTATTTTGG CGAACTTGTCCGTCATCTGTACTGGGTGTGCGATGGGCTGGACGTCTCCGGTTGAATCAAAGCTTAGCCATCCGAGACTTTCGCCACTATCTACAGTGCCGACCGATGCAGAATTCTCATGGATAGGTTCGATACTTGCGTTGGGCTCGTTGGCTG GACCTCCACTAGCAGGCTACATCGCACATCGTTTCGGACGAAAATTGGCCCTGCTTGCGAGTGGTGTACAGTTTGCGGTAGCTTTCGTCCTCTTCGTAACAGCCCACACCGTAGCCCAGATTCTGGTCGGCCGATTTCTACAGGGATGTGGAATCGGATTTTCACTAGCCATCACCCCACTGTACGTGTGTGAAATTGCAACAGCCCAGCGACGTGGTGCGCTCGGTTCACTACTCCAAGTTTCGATGACTCTTGGCATGCTGCTGGTGTACAGCATCGGTCCGTACGTTAGCTATGCCGCGATGCAGTACATTCTGCTCATTATTCCAGTGCTGTTCTGTGCCGCCTTCTGCCAAATGCCAGAAACACCACACTACTACGTTGCCCATGGCCGCTACGCGGACGCATCTCGTTCACTGGAGTACTTACGCGGTGAATCGATCGAAGAGCTGCAGGATGAGTTCGGTTCGATACAGCGCTCGGTGGAGGATTCGATCCGCAACCGGGGCACGCTCGGCGAGCTGTTCCGTGATCATGCCAACCGGCGTGCACTGTTCATTTGCACCGGCATCATCGTACTGCAGCAACTGTCCGGCATTAATCCGGTGCAGTTTTTTACGCAAACCATCTTCGAAAAGACGGGATCGTCGGTCAAACCCGAGCTGGCGAGCATTATCATCGGCGGTGTGCAGGTGGTAGCGAGCATGATAACGGTCCTAACCTTGGACAAGCTTGGACGCCGCCCGTACCTGCTAATCTCGTCCGGTGGCATGTGTTGTGCGCTGGTAGCCCTCGGCACCTACTTCTATCTGGAGACGCAGCGCGTGTCTAGCGGCTTCTCGCTTGACCGGCTCGCCTTTCTGCCCGTCCTGTCGCTCGTCGTGTTTACGGCATCGTTCTGTCTCGGATTCGGTCCGATCGCGTGGCTGCTGATAGGTGAAATGTTTGCGCCAAATATCAAGTCATTCGCATCGTCGATCGTTTCCAGCACCTGCTGGGGTGTGGCCTTTTTCGTGCTGTTTTACTTCAGCTCGCTGGATGCGGCCATTGGCACCCACTGGCTGTTCTGGACGTTTGCCATCTGTACTGCCGGTGCGTTTCTGTTTACCTACCTGTTTGTGATCGAGACGAAGGGCATGTCGCTGCCGGAGATACAGGCACAGCTCAACGAAACCGCCCCGGTAATAATAAACGATAAGCCCTAG
- the LOC126557946 gene encoding facilitated trehalose transporter Tret1-2 homolog yields MRWRYSELLAGAVANLATVSVGCGIAWPSSTFQKLSEADREDNPFAEVLSEKVKLWSETALAIGGLAGPLLACWITRRKGPRLALLLSSVLYIAAWLLFMIVGSISLLIVARTIIGLANGYVLLVVTLYIGEIASDQYRGALGCFIQIGSTLGILIVYCTGPFVSYFMLQVICCAVPILFGTLFLYMPETPHYLVQRGHNQRALETLMFLRGARNTEEVKSELEEIQEYVKRRDGDDGAPVRTVHHLKHLLTNRGNRKALLISLGLVLFQQWSGIDIILANSELLFAESNASLGPIYGTIALGVLQFLSSCSTPLFIERTGRRPILLVSSIGLAIALATLGTYFMLSRHAVSIVSIRWLPLTALLGFVTLFNGGFGPVAWAIVMEIFAHELKPIGVTLSVLGSVLFDYTILQLITVLTTAAGLDWAFWVLACICAAAGAFCWICVIETGALNLLEIQERLSGIKTARL; encoded by the exons ATGCGCTGGCGTTACAGCGAATTACTGGCGGGAGCAGTTG CAAACCTTGCCACAGTTTCGGTAGGTTGTGGCATAGCATGGCCCTCCTCGACGTTTCAGAAGCTATCCGAGGCTGATCGCGAGGATAATCCTTTCGCTGAAGTGTTGTCCGAGAAAGTTAAGTTGTGGTCCGAAACGGCCTTAGCAATCGGTGGTCTTGCCGGACCATTGCTGGCGTGCTGGATCACACGACGAAAGGGGCCACGTCTAGCGCTACTACTTAGCAGCGTCCTGTACATTGCAGCCTGGCTGCTGTTTATGATCGTTGGATCAATCTCACTGCTCATAGTGGCGCGCACCATTATTGGCCTGGCTAACGGTTACGTGTTATTGGTGGTGACACTCTACATTGGAGAGATTGCCAGTGATCAGTACCGTGGAGCATTGGGATGTTTCATTCAGATCGGAAGCACACTGGGCATCCTGATAGTATACTGTACCGGACCGTTTGTGAGCTATTTCATGCTACAGGTAATTTGCTGTGCAGTTCCAATTCTGTTCGGTACATTGTTCCTGTACATGCCAGAAACGCCTCACTATCTGGTACAGCGTGGCCACAACCAGCGGGCATTAGAAACACTGATGTTCCTGAGAGGAGCTCGCAATACTGAAGAAGTTAAATCGGAACTGGAAGAGATACAAGAGTACGTGAAGCGGCGTGACGGGGATGATGGTGCACCAGTACGAACAGTCCATCATCTGAAACATCTGCTGACAAACCGAGGCAATCGTAAGGCACTATTGATCAGCTTAGGATTGGTACTGTTTCAACAGTGGTCCGGCATCGACATCATTCTCGCCAACAGTGAGCTACTGTTCGCCGAATCGAACGCTTCCCTAGGACCAATCTATGGTACAATTGCGCTGGGTGTGCTCCAATTTCTATCGAGCTGCTCAACACCGCTCTTCATCGAACGTACTGGACGCCGCCCAATACTGCTGGTATCATCGATCGGACTAGCGATTGCACTAGCAACGCTCGGGACATATTTCATGCTAAGTCGCCACGCTGTTTCGATAGTGTCAATTCGCTGGTTACCACTTACAGCTTTGCTAGGCTTCGTGACACTTTTCAACGGTGGCTTTGGTCCGGTTGCATGGGCGATCGTAATGGAGATCTTTGCCCACGAGCTCAAACCGATCGGTGTAACATTGTCCGTGCTCGGCTCGGTACTGTTCGATTATACCATCCTGCAGCTTATCACCGTGCTCACAACGGCTGCTGGCCTAGATTGGGCGTTCTGGGTACTGGCGTGCATCTGTGCTGCAGCTGGTGCGTTCTGCTGGATATGCGTCATCGAAACAGGCGCACTTAACCTGCTCGAGATACAGGAACGGTTGAGCGGTATCAAAACGGCACGGTTATGA